The Montipora capricornis isolate CH-2021 chromosome 3, ASM3666992v2, whole genome shotgun sequence genome window below encodes:
- the LOC138043173 gene encoding ras-related protein Rap1-like, translating into MPLSVKGRMRKVGEKWRNSVDTLPLPRNVFNVVVLGAGGVGKTSLVSRFVSKAFTECHNPTVEDLYEKPIQLRKGVSAFLQVLDTAGTYQFPAMRKVTYQFGEAFILVYSVDNSDSLNEALRLQQEIYAAKGRDDVPMILVGNKCDLTSGTDKHLKSHAIASSLSRGKNCVLAETSAKFDVNVSGVFTALMAQVALASSPVLKPKRSSWRNRKFSAP; encoded by the coding sequence ATGCCCTTAAGCGTGAAAGGCCGGATGAGAAAAGTGGGCGAGAAATGGCGCAATTCAGTGGACACGCTACCTCTTCCAAGGAACGTTTTTAACGTGGTTGTACTCGGCGCGGGCGGCGTTGGCAAAACGTCCCTTGTATCGCGCTTTGTCAGTAAAGCTTTTACGGAGTGCCACAATCCGACCGTGGAGGATTTGTACGAGAAACCAATACAACTAAGAAAGGGTGTTAGTGCTTTTTTGCAAGTCCTAGACACAGCGGGAACGTACCAATTTCCTGCCATGAGGAAAGTGACATACCAATTTGGAGAGGCGTTCATTCTTGTATATTCAGTAGATAACAGTGATTCGCTCAACGAAGCGCTCCGATTGCAGCAAGAAATTTACGCGGCAAAAGGCAGAGATGATGTGCCTATGATCTTAGTCGGAAACAAATGTGATTTGACTTCAGGAACTGATAAGCACTTAAAAAGTCATGCCATCGCATCGAGTCTTTCGCgagggaaaaactgtgttcTAGCCGAGACGTCGGCAAAATTTGATGTGAACGTTAGCGGCGTGTTTACGGCCTTGATGGCACAAGTAGCGTTAGCAAGTAGTCCTGTGTTAAAACCTAAGAGAAGCAGCTGGAGGAACAGGAAATTCAGTGCGCCGTAG